Proteins from a genomic interval of Stenotrophomonas maltophilia R551-3:
- a CDS encoding RcnB family protein, producing the protein MRINRVMAGAVASVLALGAVAPAFADNDHRHDHDRREWREDRREWRQDRREWERDRREARRDYRQDRREWHRDHDRYYRPAPPRVVYRPAYGPGYGWKVGHRYRDYYRGPVYVVNDYPRYQLRRPPYGHQWIRDDRGNMLLVAIATGVIAQYVLSSR; encoded by the coding sequence ATGCGCATCAATCGAGTAATGGCCGGCGCCGTGGCCTCTGTGCTGGCGCTCGGCGCGGTGGCCCCGGCCTTCGCCGACAACGACCATCGCCATGACCACGACCGCCGTGAGTGGCGCGAGGATCGCCGCGAATGGCGCCAGGACCGTCGTGAGTGGGAACGTGATCGTCGCGAGGCCCGGCGCGACTATCGCCAGGATCGCCGTGAATGGCACCGCGACCATGATCGCTACTACCGCCCGGCGCCGCCGCGGGTGGTGTACCGCCCGGCCTATGGCCCGGGCTATGGCTGGAAGGTCGGCCACCGCTACCGCGATTACTACCGCGGCCCGGTCTACGTGGTGAACGATTACCCGCGCTACCAGCTGCGCCGCCCGCCTTACGGGCACCAGTGGATCCGCGATGACCGCGGCAACATGCTGCTGGTGGCCATCGCGACCGGCGTGATCGCCCAGTACGTGCTCAGCAGCCGCTGA
- the glyA gene encoding serine hydroxymethyltransferase, producing MFPRDVRIESYDPELAKAIAAETQRQEDHVELIASENYTSPAVMEAQGSQLTNKYAEGYPGKRYYGGCEYVDIAEQLAIDRLKQLFGADYANVQPHSGSQANQAVYFALLQPGDTILGMSLAHGGHLTHGAKVNASGKLFNAVQYGVNDQGLIDYDEVERLALEHKPKMVVAGFSAYSQVIDWARFRAIADKVGAYLFVDMAHVAGLVAAGVYPSPLEHAHVVTSTTHKTLRGPRGGIIVAKGAGEDLVKKLQSIVFPGIQGGPLMHVIAGKAVAFKEALEPGFKAYQQQVVKNAQAMANTLIARGYKIVSGGTQNHLMLVDMIGKDVSGKDAEAALGKAHITVNKNSVPNDPRSPFVTSGLRLGTPAVTTRGYVEQDCVDLANWIADVLDAPSDDAVIARVRDAVSAQCRKYPVYG from the coding sequence ATGTTCCCGCGTGACGTCCGCATCGAATCCTACGATCCCGAACTGGCCAAGGCCATCGCCGCTGAGACCCAGCGCCAGGAAGACCACGTCGAGCTGATCGCCAGCGAGAACTACACCAGCCCGGCGGTGATGGAAGCCCAGGGCAGCCAGCTGACCAACAAGTACGCCGAAGGCTACCCGGGCAAGCGCTACTACGGTGGCTGCGAATACGTGGACATCGCCGAGCAGCTGGCGATCGACCGTCTGAAGCAGCTGTTCGGCGCCGACTACGCCAACGTGCAGCCGCACAGTGGTTCGCAGGCCAACCAGGCCGTGTACTTCGCCCTGCTGCAGCCGGGTGACACCATCCTCGGCATGAGCCTGGCCCACGGCGGCCACCTCACCCACGGTGCCAAGGTGAACGCCTCGGGCAAGCTGTTCAACGCCGTGCAGTACGGCGTGAACGACCAGGGCCTGATCGACTACGACGAAGTCGAGCGCCTGGCCCTGGAGCACAAGCCGAAGATGGTCGTGGCCGGCTTCTCGGCCTACTCGCAGGTGATCGACTGGGCGCGCTTCCGCGCCATCGCCGACAAGGTCGGTGCCTACCTGTTCGTCGACATGGCACACGTCGCCGGCCTGGTTGCTGCTGGCGTCTACCCGAGCCCGCTGGAACATGCGCACGTGGTCACCTCGACCACCCACAAGACCCTGCGCGGCCCGCGCGGCGGCATCATCGTCGCCAAGGGCGCCGGCGAAGACCTGGTCAAGAAGCTGCAGTCGATCGTGTTCCCGGGCATCCAGGGTGGTCCGCTGATGCACGTCATCGCCGGCAAGGCCGTGGCCTTCAAGGAAGCGCTGGAACCGGGCTTCAAGGCCTACCAGCAGCAGGTGGTGAAGAACGCCCAGGCGATGGCCAACACGCTCATTGCGCGCGGCTACAAGATCGTCTCCGGTGGCACCCAGAACCACCTGATGCTGGTCGACATGATCGGCAAGGACGTGTCCGGCAAGGACGCGGAAGCCGCGCTGGGCAAGGCCCACATCACCGTCAACAAGAACTCGGTGCCGAACGACCCGCGTTCGCCGTTCGTCACTTCGGGCCTGCGCCTGGGCACCCCGGCGGTGACCACCCGTGGCTACGTCGAACAGGACTGCGTGGACCTGGCCAACTGGATCGCCGACGTGCTCGACGCGCCGAGCGATGACGCCGTCATCGCCCGCGTGCGCGACGCCGTCAGCGCGCAGTGCCGCAAGTACCCGGTCTACGGTTGA
- the nrdR gene encoding transcriptional regulator NrdR codes for MHCPFCQHADTRVIDSRVSEDGATIRRRRECEACGERFSTMETVELKLPAIVKSDGTREAFDQRKVRAGFDRALQKRAVAEDKIEAAVRAVVHQLRISGEREVPSIKVGEFVMNELRKLDHVGYVRFASVYRSFEDVADFREEIEKLERDLPSSTEQLQLLGDVIALTKKKKG; via the coding sequence ATGCATTGCCCCTTCTGCCAACATGCCGATACCCGGGTCATCGACTCGCGCGTCTCCGAAGACGGCGCGACGATCCGTCGTCGGCGTGAATGCGAAGCCTGTGGCGAGCGCTTCAGCACCATGGAGACGGTGGAGCTGAAGCTGCCGGCCATCGTCAAGAGCGATGGCACCCGCGAGGCGTTCGACCAGCGCAAGGTCCGCGCTGGCTTCGACCGCGCGCTGCAGAAGCGTGCCGTGGCCGAAGACAAGATCGAAGCGGCGGTGCGTGCGGTGGTCCACCAGCTGCGCATCAGCGGCGAGCGCGAAGTACCCTCGATCAAGGTCGGCGAGTTCGTCATGAACGAACTGCGCAAGCTGGATCATGTCGGCTATGTGCGCTTTGCCTCGGTGTACCGCAGCTTCGAGGACGTGGCCGATTTCCGCGAGGAGATCGAGAAGCTGGAGCGCGATCTGCCCTCCAGTACCGAACAGCTGCAGCTGCTGGGCGATGTGATTGCCCTGACCAAGAAGAAGAAGGGCTGA
- the ribD gene encoding bifunctional diaminohydroxyphosphoribosylaminopyrimidine deaminase/5-amino-6-(5-phosphoribosylamino)uracil reductase RibD, producing the protein MTNPFSVLDHLHMANALRLAERAAYTTRPNPMVGCVIAHGERVVGQGWHQRAGGPHAEVFALREAGSEARGATAYVTLEPCAHYGRTPPCALALIEAGVSRVVAAMRDPFPKVDGGGFDLLRNAGIEVAEGLMAAQARELNKGFLSRVERNRPWLRVKLAASLDGRTAMADGSSKWITGPAAREDVQHWRARAGAILTGADTVLADDPMLTVRLADTEVMPPLRVVLDSRLRSLECSRVREGGAPTLYLHAAAVSAPDAADAEFASVPSADGRLDLGAVLALLAERGINEVHTEAGATLAGALLRGGWVDELLLYQAPTLLGDNGRPLLAGLGIDAMDQQRRLRVVDQRQVGEDIRLLLRP; encoded by the coding sequence ATGACCAACCCGTTCTCCGTCCTTGACCACCTGCACATGGCCAACGCACTGCGTCTGGCCGAGCGTGCCGCCTACACCACCCGCCCCAACCCGATGGTCGGCTGCGTGATCGCCCACGGCGAACGTGTGGTCGGGCAGGGCTGGCACCAGCGCGCCGGTGGACCGCACGCCGAAGTGTTCGCGCTGCGCGAGGCCGGCAGCGAGGCTCGTGGTGCCACCGCCTACGTCACGCTGGAACCCTGCGCACACTACGGTCGTACGCCGCCGTGTGCGCTGGCCCTGATCGAAGCGGGCGTGTCGCGCGTCGTTGCCGCGATGCGCGATCCGTTCCCGAAGGTCGATGGTGGTGGCTTCGATCTGCTGCGCAATGCCGGCATCGAGGTCGCCGAAGGGCTGATGGCGGCGCAGGCGCGTGAGCTCAACAAGGGCTTCCTGTCGCGCGTGGAGCGCAACCGACCGTGGTTGCGGGTGAAGCTGGCCGCCAGCCTCGATGGCCGTACCGCGATGGCCGATGGCAGCTCCAAGTGGATCACCGGGCCGGCCGCGCGCGAAGACGTGCAGCACTGGCGCGCGCGTGCGGGTGCGATCCTCACCGGCGCCGACACGGTGCTGGCTGATGATCCGATGCTGACCGTGCGCCTGGCCGATACCGAGGTGATGCCACCACTGCGCGTGGTGCTGGATTCGCGCCTGCGTTCGCTCGAATGCAGCCGTGTGCGCGAGGGCGGGGCACCGACGCTGTATCTGCACGCTGCTGCAGTGAGCGCACCGGATGCGGCCGACGCAGAATTTGCCAGCGTGCCCAGTGCTGACGGCCGTCTCGATCTTGGCGCGGTGCTGGCACTGCTGGCCGAACGCGGCATCAACGAGGTGCATACCGAAGCCGGTGCGACGCTGGCCGGTGCCTTGCTGCGCGGCGGCTGGGTGGACGAACTGCTGCTGTATCAGGCGCCCACGCTGCTGGGCGATAACGGTCGTCCGCTGCTGGCCGGTCTCGGTATCGATGCCATGGACCAGCAGCGTCGCCTGCGTGTGGTTGACCAGCGTCAGGTCGGTGAGGACATCAGGCTGCTGCTGCGCCCGTAA
- a CDS encoding riboflavin synthase produces the protein MFTGIIEGVGRLAARESIGGDVRFTFNVGNLPFDNVQMGESIAINGVCLTVIAFDASSFQADASTETLGLTTLGQLSEGAVINLERAMRPTDRLGGHLVSGHVDGLGQVLSIHEDARAQRWRFAAPASLRRYIAKKGSICVDGVSLTVNEVDDEGFEVALIPHTVANTAFSAAGVGSAVNLEIDLVARYVERLISVPANGQHPHGDAA, from the coding sequence TTGTTTACTGGAATCATCGAAGGCGTCGGCCGTCTGGCCGCACGCGAATCCATCGGCGGCGATGTCCGCTTCACCTTCAACGTCGGGAACCTGCCGTTCGACAACGTGCAGATGGGCGAGAGCATCGCCATCAACGGCGTCTGCCTTACCGTCATTGCGTTCGACGCCAGCAGCTTCCAGGCCGATGCGTCCACCGAGACCCTGGGCCTGACCACGCTCGGCCAGCTGTCCGAAGGGGCGGTCATCAACCTGGAGCGCGCCATGCGCCCGACCGACCGCCTCGGCGGCCATCTGGTCAGCGGCCACGTGGACGGTCTCGGCCAGGTGCTGTCCATCCACGAAGACGCGCGTGCCCAGCGTTGGCGTTTCGCCGCGCCGGCCTCGCTGCGCCGCTACATCGCCAAGAAGGGCTCGATCTGCGTGGACGGCGTCAGCCTCACCGTCAACGAAGTGGATGATGAGGGCTTCGAAGTCGCCCTGATCCCGCACACCGTGGCCAACACCGCCTTCTCCGCCGCGGGCGTGGGCAGTGCGGTCAACCTTGAAATCGACCTGGTCGCCCGATACGTGGAGCGCCTGATCAGTGTGCCGGCCAACGGTCAGCACCCGCATGGAGATGCAGCATGA
- the ribB gene encoding 3,4-dihydroxy-2-butanone-4-phosphate synthase yields MNFAPIPEILEDIRLGRMVVIVDDEDRENEGDLIMAAELVKASDINFMVTHGRGLVCLPLNRTRAADLGLAPMVQANTAQFQTNFTVSIEAAEGVTTGISAHDRAHTIRTAVKPNAKPSDLHQPGHIFPLIAQPGGVLTRAGHTEAAVDMAMLAGLEPAGVLVEILNPDGSMARRPELEVFAREHGLKMGSIADLIAYRLATEKTVERVDEREIETEFGPFKLVTYRDRIAHDVHFALVRGTPDADTPTLVRVQVENPLADLLHWRRDDFGVAATDALRAIDAEGAGVMVVLSAPRDGEALLARLRQQPAPVVPGKDKDVSQWRRNGAGAQILSDLGLGKLRVLGTPRRQIGLAGYGLEVVETVTL; encoded by the coding sequence ATGAATTTCGCCCCGATTCCGGAGATCCTGGAAGACATCCGCCTGGGCCGCATGGTCGTCATCGTCGATGACGAAGACCGCGAGAACGAAGGCGACCTGATCATGGCCGCCGAGCTGGTCAAGGCCAGCGACATCAACTTCATGGTCACCCATGGCCGTGGCCTGGTGTGCCTGCCGCTGAACCGTACCCGCGCCGCCGATCTCGGCCTGGCGCCGATGGTGCAGGCCAATACCGCGCAGTTCCAGACCAATTTCACGGTCAGCATCGAGGCCGCCGAGGGTGTCACCACCGGCATCTCGGCGCATGACCGCGCGCATACCATCCGTACTGCGGTGAAGCCCAATGCCAAGCCGTCGGACCTGCACCAGCCGGGCCACATCTTCCCGCTGATCGCCCAGCCGGGCGGCGTGCTGACCCGCGCCGGCCACACCGAGGCGGCCGTGGACATGGCCATGCTGGCCGGGTTGGAACCGGCCGGAGTGCTTGTGGAGATCCTGAACCCGGATGGCAGCATGGCGCGCCGCCCGGAACTGGAAGTGTTCGCCCGCGAGCACGGCCTGAAGATGGGCTCCATCGCCGACCTGATCGCCTACCGCCTGGCCACCGAAAAGACCGTCGAGCGCGTGGACGAGCGCGAGATCGAGACCGAGTTCGGCCCGTTCAAGCTGGTGACCTACCGCGACCGCATCGCCCACGACGTGCATTTCGCCCTGGTGCGCGGCACCCCGGATGCGGACACCCCGACCCTGGTCCGCGTGCAGGTGGAAAACCCGCTGGCCGACCTGCTGCACTGGCGCCGTGATGATTTCGGCGTGGCTGCTACCGATGCCCTGCGCGCCATCGATGCCGAGGGCGCGGGCGTGATGGTGGTGCTGTCGGCCCCGCGCGACGGCGAGGCCCTGCTGGCCCGCCTGCGCCAGCAGCCGGCGCCGGTGGTACCGGGCAAGGACAAGGATGTGAGCCAGTGGCGCCGCAATGGTGCCGGCGCGCAGATCCTGTCCGACCTGGGCTTGGGCAAGCTGCGGGTACTGGGCACCCCGCGTCGCCAGATCGGGCTGGCCGGGTACGGCCTGGAAGTGGTGGAGACGGTTACCCTGTAA
- the ribH gene encoding 6,7-dimethyl-8-ribityllumazine synthase, which translates to MSHYEGDLRTPESARFAILASRWNARITDTLVAGARQSLAGNGIAEANIDVIRVPGAWELPLVAARLAAAHEHAAILTLGCVIRGDTRHYEHVADRCAEGLMRVQLDFGVPVLNGVLAVERAEDAEARAGGSHGNKGEEVALAALEMVNLLEQLP; encoded by the coding sequence ATGAGCCACTACGAAGGCGATCTTCGCACTCCCGAATCGGCGCGCTTCGCCATCCTGGCCAGCCGCTGGAATGCCCGCATCACCGACACGCTGGTCGCTGGCGCACGCCAGAGCCTGGCCGGCAACGGCATTGCCGAAGCCAACATCGACGTGATCCGCGTACCGGGTGCCTGGGAACTGCCGCTGGTCGCCGCGCGTCTGGCCGCCGCCCATGAGCACGCCGCCATCCTCACCCTGGGCTGCGTGATCCGTGGCGATACCCGCCACTACGAACACGTGGCCGACCGCTGCGCCGAAGGTCTGATGCGCGTGCAGCTGGACTTCGGCGTGCCGGTACTGAACGGCGTGCTGGCGGTTGAACGCGCCGAAGACGCCGAGGCCCGCGCAGGCGGCAGCCATGGCAACAAGGGCGAGGAAGTCGCACTCGCCGCATTGGAAATGGTCAACCTGCTGGAGCAACTGCCATGA
- the nusB gene encoding transcription antitermination factor NusB produces MNKNTQGKPSGKPVRRDGVDPVLRSRARRRAVQAIYAWQISGGNAQSLIAQFAHEQAREIADLAYFEALMHGVLDNRRDIDEALGPYLDRGIEEVDAIERAVLRLAGYELRYRLDVPYRVVINEAIESAKRFGSEHGHTYVNGVLDRAAVELRKVESGH; encoded by the coding sequence ATGAACAAGAACACCCAGGGCAAGCCCTCCGGTAAGCCCGTCCGCCGCGATGGCGTCGACCCGGTGCTGCGCTCGCGCGCGCGCCGTCGTGCCGTACAGGCCATCTACGCCTGGCAGATCTCCGGCGGCAACGCACAGTCGCTGATCGCCCAGTTCGCCCACGAGCAGGCGCGCGAAATCGCCGATCTGGCGTACTTCGAAGCGCTGATGCATGGCGTGCTCGACAACCGCCGCGACATCGACGAGGCCCTCGGCCCGTACCTGGACCGTGGCATTGAAGAAGTGGATGCGATCGAACGCGCCGTGCTGCGCCTGGCCGGTTATGAGCTGCGCTACCGCCTGGACGTGCCGTACCGCGTAGTGATCAACGAAGCCATCGAATCGGCCAAGCGTTTTGGTTCCGAACACGGCCATACCTACGTCAACGGCGTGCTGGATCGTGCCGCCGTGGAATTGCGCAAGGTCGAATCGGGTCACTGA
- the thiL gene encoding thiamine-phosphate kinase: MSLAEFALIDRIRARTLERDDILLGIGDDAALLQPRANEQLVVTADTLNSGVHFPVETPAFDIGWKTLAVNLSDLAAMGARPAWCTLALSLPEASEDWIDAFADGFFALADQHDIALIGGDTTRGPLSLSVTAMGQVGRGQALRRDRAQLGDDIWVSGTLGDAAGALRLWQQAALSVATATLLADYESLRLRLLRPTPRVTLGLRLRAFAHAAVDVSDGLLADLGHIATRSSVAAHVDADSLPISHALRELLGRDDARDCALRGGDDYELCFTAAADQRDALHYLAESLDVPLTRIGRIAEGQGVHLDGEAANGGYQHFA, translated from the coding sequence ATGTCCCTGGCCGAATTCGCCCTCATCGACCGCATCCGCGCCCGCACCCTCGAGCGCGACGACATCCTGCTCGGCATCGGCGACGACGCTGCGTTGCTGCAGCCGCGCGCCAATGAGCAACTGGTGGTCACCGCCGATACGCTCAACAGCGGGGTGCACTTCCCAGTCGAGACCCCTGCGTTCGATATCGGTTGGAAGACGCTGGCGGTCAACCTCTCCGATCTCGCAGCGATGGGTGCACGCCCGGCCTGGTGCACGCTGGCGCTGTCGTTGCCGGAAGCGTCTGAAGACTGGATCGATGCGTTCGCCGATGGCTTCTTCGCACTGGCCGACCAGCACGACATCGCGCTGATCGGTGGCGACACCACACGTGGCCCACTGTCGTTGTCGGTGACCGCGATGGGCCAGGTCGGTCGTGGCCAGGCCCTGCGTCGCGACCGCGCGCAGCTTGGCGATGACATCTGGGTGAGCGGCACACTCGGCGATGCCGCCGGTGCGCTGCGCCTCTGGCAGCAGGCCGCATTGAGCGTCGCCACCGCCACGTTGCTGGCCGACTACGAAAGCCTGCGCCTGCGCCTGCTGCGGCCGACGCCGCGGGTCACCCTCGGCCTGCGCCTGCGTGCCTTCGCGCATGCAGCGGTGGATGTGTCCGACGGCCTGCTGGCCGATCTGGGCCATATCGCCACGCGCAGCAGCGTGGCCGCGCATGTGGATGCCGACTCGTTGCCGATCTCGCACGCGCTGCGTGAGCTGCTCGGCCGCGACGATGCGCGCGACTGCGCACTGCGCGGTGGCGACGACTACGAACTGTGCTTCACCGCCGCCGCCGACCAGCGCGACGCGCTGCACTACCTGGCCGAATCGCTGGACGTGCCGCTCACCCGCATCGGCCGCATCGCCGAAGGGCAGGGCGTGCACTTGGATGGCGAAGCCGCCAACGGCGGTTACCAGCACTTCGCCTGA
- a CDS encoding FAD-binding oxidoreductase → MSPVLPAALIAELSALLGAEGWRMDDSALEANAQDNSWRHQRPAAVALPADIEQVQALVRACRAHGVALVARGAGTGTTGAAVPQPGSIVLSFTRMNRIVEIRAGDRCAVVQPGVLNGTLQQALAPHGLFWAPDPSSAEICSIGGNLACNAGGPRAVKYGTSRDNVLGLVAVTGTGDVIRCGGAYTKDATGYDLTHLLVGSEGTLALIVEATLKLTPLPVSQAGLRVLYRDADAAAAAVSRLMSQPVVPTRLEFMDARSLELLRLNGADVPQAGAMLLVEADGDHDTLPYLLQALASAAEGDGMIELDVAMEGRARDQLWAARKALSPALRSVAPGKINEDVVVPVSRIPELVAGVQALARDYALTIVTFGHAGNGNLHVNILYHPDDADENARAHAALPKIFELTLALGGTLSGEHGIGLAKRDFMAKAFTAETLATMRAIKAALDPDGILNPGKVLPPV, encoded by the coding sequence ATGAGTCCTGTCCTGCCTGCTGCCCTGATTGCCGAACTGTCCGCCCTGCTGGGCGCGGAGGGCTGGCGCATGGATGACAGCGCGCTGGAGGCCAACGCGCAGGACAACTCATGGCGTCACCAGCGTCCCGCAGCGGTGGCGCTGCCGGCCGACATCGAACAGGTGCAGGCATTGGTGCGTGCCTGCCGCGCGCATGGCGTGGCGCTGGTCGCGCGCGGTGCCGGTACCGGCACTACCGGTGCCGCCGTCCCACAGCCGGGCAGCATCGTGCTGTCGTTCACCCGCATGAATCGCATCGTCGAGATCCGCGCCGGTGATCGTTGCGCGGTCGTGCAGCCGGGTGTGCTCAATGGCACCCTGCAGCAGGCGCTGGCCCCGCATGGCCTGTTCTGGGCACCGGACCCTTCCAGCGCCGAGATCTGCAGCATCGGCGGCAACCTCGCCTGCAACGCCGGTGGCCCACGCGCGGTGAAGTACGGCACCAGCCGCGACAACGTGCTGGGCCTGGTGGCAGTGACCGGCACCGGCGACGTGATCCGCTGCGGCGGCGCCTACACCAAGGACGCCACTGGCTACGACCTCACGCACCTGCTGGTGGGCAGCGAAGGCACGCTGGCATTGATCGTGGAAGCCACCCTGAAACTGACCCCGCTGCCGGTCAGCCAGGCTGGTCTGCGCGTGCTGTACCGCGATGCCGATGCCGCCGCTGCCGCAGTGTCGCGGTTGATGTCACAGCCTGTGGTACCGACCCGCCTCGAGTTCATGGACGCGCGCAGCCTGGAGCTGCTGCGCCTCAACGGCGCCGATGTTCCCCAGGCCGGTGCGATGCTGCTGGTCGAAGCCGATGGTGACCACGACACCCTGCCCTACCTGCTGCAGGCGCTGGCCAGCGCTGCGGAAGGCGACGGCATGATCGAGCTGGACGTGGCGATGGAAGGCCGCGCACGCGACCAGCTGTGGGCCGCACGCAAGGCGCTGTCGCCCGCACTGCGCAGCGTCGCGCCGGGCAAGATCAACGAAGACGTGGTGGTACCGGTGTCGCGCATTCCGGAACTGGTGGCCGGCGTGCAGGCACTGGCACGTGACTACGCACTCACCATCGTCACCTTCGGCCATGCCGGCAACGGCAACCTGCACGTCAACATCCTCTACCACCCGGATGATGCCGACGAGAACGCGCGCGCGCATGCAGCGCTGCCAAAGATCTTCGAGCTGACGCTGGCGTTGGGCGGCACGCTGTCGGGGGAACACGGCATTGGCCTGGCCAAGCGAGATTTCATGGCGAAGGCCTTCACCGCAGAAACGCTGGCGACGATGCGAGCGATCAAGGCCGCGCTGGACCCGGACGGCATCCTCAACCCCGGCAAGGTGCTGCCGCCGGTGTAG
- a CDS encoding metal-dependent hydrolase — protein MPSIITHAAVPLALWCAADRGRIPPRLLVAGVIAAMLPDADVLAFALHIPYADAFGHRGASHSLLFACVLATLAAVLAFFGSSRPWSAVPCQPRLAPTLQAATLVFVCAASHPLLDAMTSGGLGVALAWPWSEQRFFAPWRPIRVSPFAPQFFSARGVATLLSELRWVWLPLATAVVAWKLIQPAPATPRDPS, from the coding sequence ATGCCTTCGATCATCACCCATGCCGCTGTGCCGTTGGCACTGTGGTGCGCCGCTGATCGTGGCCGCATCCCGCCGCGCCTGCTCGTGGCCGGCGTGATCGCAGCGATGCTGCCCGATGCCGATGTGCTGGCCTTTGCACTGCACATTCCCTATGCCGATGCGTTCGGACATCGCGGTGCCAGCCATTCGTTGCTGTTTGCCTGCGTGCTGGCGACATTGGCCGCAGTGTTGGCGTTCTTTGGTAGCAGCCGACCTTGGTCGGCGGTTCCGTGCCAACCAAGGTTGGCACCTACCTTGCAAGCAGCGACACTCGTCTTCGTCTGTGCCGCCAGCCATCCGCTGCTGGATGCGATGACCTCCGGTGGCCTCGGCGTTGCGCTGGCCTGGCCGTGGAGTGAACAACGCTTCTTCGCACCGTGGCGACCGATCCGCGTTTCACCGTTCGCGCCGCAGTTCTTCAGCGCGCGTGGCGTGGCCACCCTGCTCTCTGAACTGCGCTGGGTGTGGCTGCCGCTGGCCACAGCCGTCGTCGCCTGGAAACTGATCCAACCCGCTCCTGCTACCCCACGAGACCCGTCATGA
- a CDS encoding YraN family protein, which yields MVAERSQRGSAVEAAAEQHLQQAGLQPRARNVRYRGGELDLVMDDAGTVVFVEVRYRARSDFGGGAASVDARKCRRLAHAAQLYLQDNPALANAPCRFDVVEASGEPPQLRWLRDAFRLDDC from the coding sequence GTGGTCGCTGAGCGCAGCCAACGTGGCTCGGCGGTGGAAGCCGCCGCCGAGCAGCATCTGCAACAGGCCGGGCTGCAGCCGCGTGCGCGCAACGTGCGTTATCGCGGCGGTGAACTGGACCTGGTGATGGACGATGCCGGCACCGTGGTGTTCGTGGAAGTGCGCTACCGCGCACGCTCCGATTTCGGTGGCGGCGCCGCTTCGGTGGATGCGCGCAAATGCCGGCGCCTGGCGCATGCCGCGCAGCTGTACCTGCAGGACAACCCGGCACTGGCCAATGCGCCCTGCCGTTTCGATGTGGTTGAAGCCAGTGGTGAACCGCCGCAGCTGCGGTGGCTGCGTGATGCATTCCGGCTGGATGACTGCTGA